CCAAAACCTGTTTTAAAAAAAGCACAACAAGAGTTATTAAACTACCATGATAGTGGTATGTCCGTGATGGAGCTGAGCCATCGTTCCTCCTTATTCGAAGAAATTATTGAAAATTCTGAACAGCTTTTACGTCAATTAATGGGAATCCCTAGCAATTATCGTGTTCTTTTTTTACAGGGTGGGGCAAGCTTACAATTTTCCATGATTCCGCTCAACTTAGCAAAAAACAAAACAGCATGTTACATCAATACTGGATCCTGGTCTAAAAAAGCCATCTCCGAAGCAAAAAAAATAGCCGGAGTTACAGTAAAAACTATAGCAAGCAGTGAAGAGCAGCACTTTAACTGTATTCCTGCTTTAGATCAAATAGAAATTCCCAAAGACGCTGCTTACGTCCATATCACAACGAATAATACTATTGAGGGAACTGTTTATACTAAGCTACCTCAAACTGGAAGTGTACCACTGATTGCAGATATGTCTTCTGACATTTTATCCAAACAGTACAATATCAATGATTTTGGCATGATTTATGCAGGAGCTCAAAAAAATATTGGGCCTGCCGGTTTGACCGTTGTCATCATTCGAGATGATTTGCTCAATCAAGAAGCTGCTTTAAGCTCGATGCTAGACTACAAAATCCAGGCCGAAAGCCACTCTCTATATAATACTCCTCCGACTTTTGCCATTTATATTGCACAACTAGTCTTTGAATGGCTCACCGAATTAGGGGGGATTGCAGCGATTGAAAAACAAAATAAAGAAAAAGCAGCCAAACTTTACGCCGCAATTGACAACTCAAAACTATTTTGTTCGCCTGTTGAGCCAAATGATCGTTCTATTATGAATATTCCTTTTGTAACCAACAATCAAGAACTTGACAAAAAATTCATTGCGGATGCAACAAAGATTGGGTTTGAAAATCTTAAAGGTCATCGTTCTGTTGGTGGTATGCGTGCTAGCCTTTATAATGCTTTCCCTGAGCAAGGGGTAGCTGCACTAATTGACTTTATGCATAATTTCGAAGCAAAACATTTAGGAGGTCAAAGTATATGAGCTATGATATTCAAACATTTAATGCCATTGCAAAAGAAGGGCTGGCTCGTTTACCCGAGGACTGTTATACGCTAAATCAAACGCAGCATCCCGATGCGATTCTTTTAAGAAGTCAAAAACTACACGATACCAAATTTTCTAAAAGCATTAAGGGAATTGCTCGCGCAGGTGCTGGAACAAACAATATTCCCGTTGATCGTTGTACAAAAGAAGGCATCGTAGTTTTTAATACACCTGGTGCAAATGCAAATGCCGTAAAAGAGTTAGTTTTAGCAAACTTATTTCTGGCTGTCCGTCCGATTCTTTCTGGCGCCAACTGGGTTCAGACACTTTCTGGTCCTAATACTGAAGAGCAAGCAGAGGCTCATAAAAAACAATTCGCAGGAACTGAGCTCGAAGGGAAAAAGCTAGGCGTGATTGGATTAGGTGCGATTGGGGCGATGGTCGCAAACGATGCCTACCGTTTGGGAATGGATGTTGTAGGCTATGATCCTTTTGTCTCAGTAGATACGGCTTGGAGCATCTCTCGTCATGTTCACAGAGCGTTAAACATTGAAGAGGTCTTAAGCTCAGCTGATTTTATCACGATTCATGTGCCTTTAACCGAAAAAACCAAACATCTAATTGGCAAAAAAGAATTAAGCTTGCTGCAATCTCATGCCGTCTTACTGAACTTCGCCCGTGGGGAACTCGTTGATGCCCAAGCACTACTTGAAATATTGGAACAAGATGGCTTCCAAAAATATGTCACCGATTTTGCAGATGAAAAACTATTGCATCACGAAAAAATCTTAGTGCTCCCTCATTTAGGTGCCTCCACACAAGAAGCTGAAACAAATTGTG
The DNA window shown above is from Vagococcus entomophilus and carries:
- a CDS encoding 3-phosphoglycerate dehydrogenase family protein translates to MSYDIQTFNAIAKEGLARLPEDCYTLNQTQHPDAILLRSQKLHDTKFSKSIKGIARAGAGTNNIPVDRCTKEGIVVFNTPGANANAVKELVLANLFLAVRPILSGANWVQTLSGPNTEEQAEAHKKQFAGTELEGKKLGVIGLGAIGAMVANDAYRLGMDVVGYDPFVSVDTAWSISRHVHRALNIEEVLSSADFITIHVPLTEKTKHLIGKKELSLLQSHAVLLNFARGELVDAQALLEILEQDGFQKYVTDFADEKLLHHEKILVLPHLGASTQEAETNCAIMAATTLANFLETGNIRHSVNFPTVEISFHSPFRLAIVHQNVPNMLGAISTVVAELGYNIDNLINRSREEIAYTLVDLTVTNEQAKHAEKKIQQLEHILSTRLIQNLT
- the serC gene encoding 3-phosphoserine/phosphohydroxythreonine transaminase; amino-acid sequence: MKEVYNFSAGPAVLPKPVLKKAQQELLNYHDSGMSVMELSHRSSLFEEIIENSEQLLRQLMGIPSNYRVLFLQGGASLQFSMIPLNLAKNKTACYINTGSWSKKAISEAKKIAGVTVKTIASSEEQHFNCIPALDQIEIPKDAAYVHITTNNTIEGTVYTKLPQTGSVPLIADMSSDILSKQYNINDFGMIYAGAQKNIGPAGLTVVIIRDDLLNQEAALSSMLDYKIQAESHSLYNTPPTFAIYIAQLVFEWLTELGGIAAIEKQNKEKAAKLYAAIDNSKLFCSPVEPNDRSIMNIPFVTNNQELDKKFIADATKIGFENLKGHRSVGGMRASLYNAFPEQGVAALIDFMHNFEAKHLGGQSI